The Streptomyces sp. JB150 genomic interval TATGCGGCCCAAACGCGCCGGCGACGCATGGCCGGAAATATCGTCAGCCGCTTCCCAGGAATTCCGGTGTGTGCTGTTCTCCCGGTGTTGTCCGCAGCCCTCGCAGTTTCGACGGAAGGGGAGCAGCCAGGGTCGTTGCCGCATCACACTGAAGCGAAGGAAATGGGGGACAGCCGTGTCCACAGCCGCTCCCGTGCGTGTCCCGCTGGTCAACGGCAGTTTCGAGCAGCCGCAGGTGACCGACCACGAGATTCTGCCGGACGCCTCGCAGCCGCAGGCACCCAAGCACGCACCCGGCTGGCGCACGACCGCGTCCGACCACAAGATCGAGCTGTGGCGTGACGGCTACCGGGGTGTGGAGGCCAAGGAAGGCAAGCAGTTCGCGGAGCTGAACGCCAACGAGGTATCCACGCTCTCCCAGGACCTGCCCACCACTCCGGGCACCAAGCTGTACTGGCGCCTGTGGCACCGCGGCCGGCTCGGCTCGGACACCATGGTCCTCGACATCGGCGACCCTGGCGCCGAAGTTCCGCAGCAGCAGTTCACCGACGACAGGGCGTGGCGCCACTACACCGGCACCTACACCGTCCCCCCGGGTCAGACCCTCACCCGGTTTGCGTTCCGCTCCGTCTCCGCGGTCGGCGGCAACCGGGGCATTGGCAATTTCCTGGACGACGGCCCCACACGCCCCGCCCAGACGCAGATCGTCGGATACACCGGCATCCGCGCCATCAAGATCAATGACTGGCGGCCGCGACCGAACCGGCCAAGGAAAGTCACCGAAAAGAACCCCTGCCCCGACCGGCGCCTGACCGCCTGACCGGCGGACGACTCCTCACCCTTCGCACAAGAAGAACCCCCCGCCCCCCGCTCGCCCGCCGGGGTGCCAGCCCCGTCCGGCCGGAGCGCCCACCCTGCCCGCCCCGCCCCACCGCATGTTCCGCTCCCACCCACTGCACGCCTTCTCCAAGGAGGATCCCATGCCGCTCAAGCGTGTCCTGGTCACCGCGGCCACGGTCGCCGCCGTGTTCACCGCCACCGGCGGCGCAACAGCCGCCCCGGTCCCCGACTTCGGTAACGGAGGCTTCGAATCCCCCACCGTACCGGCGAACAGCTACCTGATCGTCCCCGCAGGAAGCTCCCTCGGCCCCTGGCAAGTCACGGCTGGCGCCGTCGACCTGGTCGACGACGGATTCTGGCAGGCGGCCGAGGGCCAGCAGAGCGTCGACCTCAACACCAGGGGCGACGGCCCCGGCACGGTGGCGCAGACCTTCACCACCATCCCCGGAGACCCCTACACGGTCACCTACTCCCTGGCCGGCAACCCCGACGGTCCCCCGGCGGTGAAGACCGGCCAGGCCCTCGTCAACGGTGAGGCCGTACAGGACTTCTCCTTCGACATCACCGGCAAGAGCCGCAGCAACATGGGCTACGAGATGCGGAAGTTCGCCTTCGTGGCCAAGAACCCCACCACCACACTCAGCTTCGCCAGCACCACCTCCAGTCTCCGGTTCGGACCGGTCATCGACAACGTGCAGGTCAACACCTGCGGCTGCTGATCCGGCAGCAGACCCCGCCTCCCCTCCGGACATCGATCGGGGCCACGTCGCAGGCCGGGTGGGGTGCAGGCCGAAAAGGGCCGGCACCCCACCCGGCCCCTGCGGCGAACGCATAGCGCACCCCACCGGTGTCGCTCGCGGCCTGCCGGACCGGCGCACGCGAGCAGGCGGACACGTCCGACGCCCCACGCGTACCCGCCTTCCGCCTCCCGCCGCCCAAGCGGAACCGGAAGAAGGCCGAAGCCGGCGAAACGACACAGACCTCACCCCTCCTCGTCATCCCGTCCCTCACCACCAGGAGACAATCCATGTTGCTCGCGTGTGCCTGCATCACCGCGATCGCGGCCACCAGCCTCTTCACCACCACCGGCACCGCGGCCGCCGCCCCCACTGCCGGCGGCCTCGACAACGGCAGCTTCGAATCCCCCGTGCTGACGGCGAAAACCTTCAAAGTTCTGCGCGTGGGGGAGTCCATCGGCCCGTGGCAGATCACCTCCGGAGCCGCGGATCTGATCGGCACCGGCTTCTGGCAGGCAGCCGAGGGCGGCCAGTCCGTCGACCTGAACGCCGGAGAACCCGCGACTCTGGCACAGACCTTCACCACCGTCCCGGGCGAGGCCTACACGGTGACCTACGCCCTGGCCGGCAACCCGGCAGCGACCCCGCGGGTCAAGACCGGCAAGGTCCTCGTCGACGGCCAGAGCGTCCAGGACTTCTCCTTCGACACCGCCGGCAAGTCCTTCGGTGCCATGGGCTACGTCAACCAGCGTTTCGCCTTCATCGCCCGCACCGACACCACCACCCTCGCCTTCGCCAGCACCACCTCCTCCACACCCGGAGGCCCCGTCATCGACAACGTACGAGTCCACCCCTGCAGCTGCGGAACCTGAGGTCTTCAACCGGTGACCTGGGGCCGCGCAGCGTCGACCTCACCCGAGCCGGCTACACCACCATAACCCACCACCCCACCCACACCCCCACCACCCTCATCCTCGCCCAATAAACATTTCACGACCGCCGAACTCGGCAGCGCACACAAAAAGGGCCTCCGCCATTCCGAAGAAAGGCGCAAGCCCATCTGGTAAGCCCGTCACCGAACTGAATGTCCCCGAAGCCCTCCCCCCACGCCCTCATCCTCAAGGGATCGTTCCACCCGCCGCGCCCAGCCGTCGGAGAAGTCGGCCAGGGCGCGGCGTCGCTGTTTCTGGTGGCGAAGTGGCGGGCGGCTGTACGGCTCTCAGGCGGTGAGGAGTGAGTCGTCCGTGGGACGGGCGCCAGGCAGTCGGTAGCGCGCGGCGACGAGGGCGGAGTCGATGTCGCGGGTGCCGGTGGCCACACACAGGGTGTAGGTGACGTCCTCCAGACGCCGACGCGCCTCCGGGCTGCCGTTCTCGGCGTGCAGCGCGCGCAGCGTCTCGTACTGCTCGATCAGGTTCTCCAGCACGGCCGGGTGTGCCATCAGCATCGGGGAGTCTCCCTTGTCACTGCCATTTACACGAGTCGTTCACGCGATCATGTGCCCCGAGTCCGGGCACCTATCCCTGCTTCCTCCGGGTTGGCCGGCCGGGACTCGAGGGCGGGAAGCGGAGTCGGTCGTCGGGCTGCGCCCGGCCGCCCTGCTGCTTAGCTGCTCTGCTGCTCCGCCTCTGCTGCTCTGCCGTCGCGGCTCCCCCAAGTCAGCCGCCCC includes:
- a CDS encoding choice-of-anchor C family protein, with protein sequence MPLKRVLVTAATVAAVFTATGGATAAPVPDFGNGGFESPTVPANSYLIVPAGSSLGPWQVTAGAVDLVDDGFWQAAEGQQSVDLNTRGDGPGTVAQTFTTIPGDPYTVTYSLAGNPDGPPAVKTGQALVNGEAVQDFSFDITGKSRSNMGYEMRKFAFVAKNPTTTLSFASTTSSLRFGPVIDNVQVNTCGC
- a CDS encoding choice-of-anchor C family protein, with amino-acid sequence MLLACACITAIAATSLFTTTGTAAAAPTAGGLDNGSFESPVLTAKTFKVLRVGESIGPWQITSGAADLIGTGFWQAAEGGQSVDLNAGEPATLAQTFTTVPGEAYTVTYALAGNPAATPRVKTGKVLVDGQSVQDFSFDTAGKSFGAMGYVNQRFAFIARTDTTTLAFASTTSSTPGGPVIDNVRVHPCSCGT
- a CDS encoding DUF5133 domain-containing protein; translated protein: MLMAHPAVLENLIEQYETLRALHAENGSPEARRRLEDVTYTLCVATGTRDIDSALVAARYRLPGARPTDDSLLTA